Proteins encoded in a region of the Streptomyces sp. NBC_00310 genome:
- the ku gene encoding non-homologous end joining protein Ku, whose product MRSIWNGAISFGLVSIPIKLVNATESHSVSFRQVHLEDGGRIRYRKVCELEDREVTQGEIGKAYEDADGTMIPITDEDLAALPIPTAKTIEIEGFVPAESVDPLQVDAAYYLAANGVPAAKPYTLLREALKRSGKVAICKFALRGRERLGMLRVVDDVLAMHGLLWPDEIRTTDGVAPDASVTVRDKELDLADALMDTLGEVDLDSLHDDYREAVEELIAAKASGEEPPAAPAPAPGGKVLDLMAALEKSVREAKESRGEDVADITPLPSRPTPKQPAGKKSTTTAKKTAASPKKSTAGSTQPTKTTQPTKKTAAKKSPARKTTATKATATKSTATKSTSAQSTSAKSAAAKNTATKATAKKPPAKKTTARKRSA is encoded by the coding sequence GTGCGATCGATCTGGAACGGCGCCATCTCCTTCGGCCTGGTCAGCATCCCGATCAAGCTGGTGAACGCGACCGAGAGCCACTCCGTCTCCTTCCGCCAGGTCCACCTGGAGGACGGCGGCCGCATCCGTTACCGCAAGGTCTGCGAGCTGGAGGACCGCGAGGTGACGCAGGGGGAGATCGGCAAGGCGTACGAGGACGCGGACGGCACGATGATCCCGATCACGGACGAGGATCTCGCGGCGCTGCCGATCCCCACCGCCAAGACCATCGAGATCGAGGGCTTCGTACCGGCCGAGAGTGTCGACCCGCTCCAGGTGGACGCCGCGTACTACCTCGCGGCGAACGGCGTCCCCGCCGCCAAGCCCTACACCCTCCTCCGCGAGGCGCTCAAGCGCAGCGGGAAGGTCGCCATCTGCAAGTTCGCGCTGCGCGGGCGCGAGCGGCTGGGGATGCTGCGGGTCGTGGACGACGTCCTCGCCATGCACGGGCTGCTCTGGCCGGACGAGATCCGTACGACGGACGGGGTCGCCCCCGACGCGAGCGTCACCGTCCGCGACAAGGAACTCGATCTCGCCGACGCCCTCATGGACACCCTCGGCGAGGTGGACCTCGACTCCCTCCACGACGACTACCGCGAGGCGGTCGAGGAGCTCATCGCCGCGAAGGCCTCCGGCGAGGAGCCGCCCGCCGCCCCCGCCCCCGCTCCGGGCGGCAAGGTCCTGGACCTCATGGCCGCCCTCGAGAAGAGCGTCCGCGAAGCCAAGGAGTCCCGAGGCGAGGACGTCGCCGACATCACTCCCCTCCCGTCCCGCCCCACCCCCAAACAACCCGCGGGCAAGAAATCCACCACGACCGCCAAGAAGACGGCCGCCTCCCCGAAGAAGTCGACGGCCGGATCGACCCAGCCCACGAAAACGACCCAGCCCACGAAGAAGACGGCCGCGAAGAAATCGCCGGCCAGGAAGACGACGGCGACAAAGGCCACGGCGACAAAGTCCACGGCCACGAAGTCCACGTCGGCACAGTCCACGTCGGCAAAGTCCGCAGCAGCGAAGAACACGGCGACGAAGGCCACCGCGAAAAAGCCACCGGCGAAGAAGACAACCGCGCGCAAGCGCTCCGCCTGA
- a CDS encoding SpoIIE family protein phosphatase: protein MIPLSVSWDDIGGLVDAHERFLAGARVDSDVRDPVLDSWKRCRSAGLEPHRLLIPYAPDLAMEDPFLRAADPVLAQLTTSLANVSMSIVLCDGQARMVQRHGGDRQLLTRLDEVNFAPGFCASEAAAGTNGVGTALAERQPVFVLGREHFADCLSPFACAGAPVRNPLSGRVEAVLDLTCLRDDGDPTMLRLVREAAHDIEAGLLEQATERERALLAAYRRAARTAARHDTWPRQPEHPPWARGDDGRYGEPLGRVDLAVLREKAEELIASPHRTLDEITLSGGRVATLLRRPIMSESGETGVVIEARVLGGPHLRHTELTPPPAFPAGQPTTTPTLPPSRTPPAQPTTTPPATSATTPDLTTTPDLTTTPPGTSPAAPAPLPTAPPPTVALRTVVPASPHARPTPAQPPPPDPTPYETDATTGTPTTPTTPTTTGTPTTTGTHRPADATHRPAPSTPPTPHPDSATDAWLLLVGEPGVGRLAVLARRRLELLHDAGVRIGTTLDVTRTAEELAEVAVPRFADFAAVDLPVSVLLGDEPEPLGPGMRLRRVALGAVHEESHLYEVGDPVRFVPSTPQARSWETGRSVLEPVLAEAGGWLAQDPARLERALAAGIHSLITVPLRARGVTLGVVSFYRSEQPAPFEDDDLSLAQELVVRAAICIDNARRYTREHNTALALQRSLLPRGRSEQSAVEVAYRYLPAQAGVGGDWFDVIPLSGARVALVVGDVVGHGLHAAATMGRLRTAVHNFCALDLPPDDLLTHLDDLVGRLDRGEGWAVENTHQDSGIIGATCLYAVYDPVSRRCALTRAGHPLPAVVAPDGTVEFLDLPSGPPLGLGGMPFETVELELAEGSQLVLYTDGLVEDRHRDIDTGLDKLRTVLACPDRAPEDTCEAVLDALLPARPGDDVALLVARTHTLGPERVARWDLPGDPAVVSRARTAVTERLAAWGLDELAFTTELVASELVTNAIRHATGPVQLRLLRDRALICEVYDGSGTSPRLRRARTEDEGGRGLFLVAQLTERWGTRYTPEGKTIWTEQPLPRR from the coding sequence GTGATCCCGTTGTCCGTCTCCTGGGACGACATCGGCGGTCTCGTCGATGCGCATGAGCGCTTCCTCGCGGGCGCGCGGGTCGACTCGGATGTCCGGGATCCGGTGCTCGACTCGTGGAAGCGTTGCCGTTCCGCCGGCCTCGAACCCCACCGGCTGCTGATCCCCTACGCACCCGACCTCGCCATGGAGGACCCCTTCCTGCGCGCCGCCGACCCGGTGCTCGCGCAGCTCACCACCTCCCTCGCGAACGTCAGCATGAGCATCGTGCTCTGCGACGGACAGGCCCGCATGGTCCAGCGGCACGGCGGCGACCGACAGCTCCTCACCCGCCTCGACGAGGTGAACTTCGCCCCCGGCTTCTGCGCCTCCGAGGCCGCCGCCGGTACCAACGGCGTCGGCACGGCCCTCGCCGAACGCCAGCCCGTCTTCGTCCTGGGCCGGGAACACTTCGCCGACTGCCTCTCCCCTTTCGCCTGCGCCGGCGCCCCCGTCCGCAACCCGCTCAGCGGCCGGGTCGAGGCCGTCCTCGACCTGACCTGTCTGCGCGACGACGGCGACCCCACGATGCTGCGGCTCGTCCGCGAGGCGGCCCACGACATCGAGGCTGGCCTCCTGGAACAGGCCACGGAACGGGAACGGGCCCTGCTCGCCGCGTACCGCCGGGCCGCCCGTACCGCCGCCCGCCACGACACCTGGCCCCGCCAGCCCGAGCACCCGCCCTGGGCGCGGGGCGACGACGGCCGGTACGGCGAGCCCCTCGGCCGCGTGGACCTGGCCGTTCTCCGTGAGAAGGCGGAGGAGCTCATCGCTTCCCCGCACCGCACCCTCGACGAGATCACCCTCTCCGGCGGCCGCGTCGCCACGCTCCTCCGCCGCCCGATCATGAGCGAGTCGGGCGAAACCGGGGTGGTCATCGAGGCCCGCGTCCTGGGCGGCCCTCACCTGCGCCACACGGAACTGACACCCCCGCCCGCGTTCCCGGCAGGGCAGCCGACGACCACCCCGACCCTGCCGCCATCCCGGACACCGCCCGCGCAGCCGACGACGACACCACCCGCCACCTCCGCCACCACCCCAGACCTCACCACCACCCCAGACCTCACCACCACCCCGCCCGGCACATCCCCGGCCGCGCCCGCCCCACTCCCCACTGCCCCACCCCCGACCGTCGCCCTCCGCACGGTCGTCCCCGCCTCCCCCCACGCCCGCCCGACGCCGGCGCAACCCCCACCACCCGACCCCACCCCGTACGAAACCGACGCGACCACCGGCACCCCCACTACCCCCACTACCCCCACCACGACCGGCACCCCCACCACGACCGGCACCCACCGCCCCGCCGACGCCACCCACCGCCCCGCCCCGTCGACCCCTCCCACCCCACACCCCGACTCCGCCACCGACGCCTGGCTCCTCCTGGTCGGTGAACCCGGTGTCGGTCGGCTCGCCGTGCTCGCGCGCCGGCGTCTGGAGTTGCTGCACGACGCCGGAGTCCGGATCGGAACGACCCTGGACGTCACCCGCACCGCGGAGGAACTCGCGGAGGTGGCCGTCCCCCGGTTCGCCGACTTCGCGGCCGTGGATCTGCCGGTCTCCGTACTGCTCGGGGACGAGCCGGAACCCCTCGGCCCCGGCATGCGGCTGCGCCGGGTCGCGCTGGGCGCCGTACACGAGGAGTCGCATCTGTACGAGGTCGGGGACCCCGTGCGCTTCGTGCCCTCCACCCCGCAGGCCCGCAGCTGGGAGACCGGGCGGTCGGTGCTGGAGCCCGTGCTGGCGGAGGCCGGCGGCTGGCTCGCCCAGGACCCGGCCCGGCTGGAGCGCGCCCTCGCGGCCGGCATCCACTCCCTGATCACCGTCCCGCTGCGGGCGCGCGGCGTGACCCTCGGCGTGGTCAGCTTCTACCGGTCCGAGCAGCCCGCCCCGTTCGAGGACGACGACCTGTCACTGGCCCAGGAACTGGTCGTACGGGCGGCGATCTGTATCGACAACGCCCGCCGCTACACCCGCGAGCACAACACCGCCCTCGCCCTGCAACGCAGCCTGCTGCCCCGAGGCCGGTCCGAGCAGAGCGCGGTCGAGGTCGCCTACCGCTACCTCCCCGCCCAGGCGGGCGTCGGCGGCGACTGGTTCGACGTCATCCCGCTCTCCGGCGCCCGGGTGGCACTCGTCGTCGGTGACGTGGTCGGTCACGGGCTGCACGCCGCCGCGACCATGGGGCGGCTGCGCACCGCCGTGCACAACTTCTGCGCCCTCGACCTGCCCCCGGACGACCTGCTCACCCACCTCGACGACCTGGTCGGCCGCCTCGACCGGGGCGAGGGCTGGGCGGTGGAGAACACCCACCAGGACTCCGGCATCATCGGCGCGACCTGCCTGTACGCCGTCTACGACCCGGTGTCCCGGCGCTGCGCCCTCACCCGCGCCGGGCACCCGCTGCCCGCGGTCGTCGCCCCGGACGGGACGGTGGAGTTCCTCGATCTGCCCTCCGGACCGCCGCTGGGCCTCGGCGGCATGCCCTTCGAGACCGTCGAACTCGAACTGGCCGAGGGCAGCCAGCTGGTCCTCTACACCGACGGCCTGGTCGAGGACCGGCACCGCGACATCGACACCGGCCTCGACAAGCTCCGTACCGTCCTGGCCTGCCCCGACCGTGCCCCCGAGGACACCTGCGAGGCGGTCCTCGACGCCCTGCTGCCGGCCCGGCCGGGCGACGACGTGGCCCTGCTCGTCGCCCGTACGCACACCCTGGGCCCGGAACGGGTCGCCCGATGGGACCTGCCCGGCGACCCGGCCGTCGTCTCCCGCGCCCGCACGGCCGTCACCGAGCGACTCGCCGCCTGGGGCCTGGACGAACTGGCCTTCACCACCGAGCTGGTGGCCAGCGAACTCGTCACCAACGCCATCCGCCACGCCACCGGCCCGGTCCAGCTCCGCCTCCTCCGCGACCGCGCCCTGATCTGCGAGGTCTACGACGGCAGCGGCACCTCGCCCCGCCTGCGCCGCGCCCGCACCGAGGACGAGGGCGGCCGCGGCCTCTTCCTCGTGGCGCAGCTCACCGAACGCTGGGGCACCCGCTACACCCCCGAAGGCAAGACCATCTGGACCGAACAGCCCCTGCCCCGGCGGTGA
- a CDS encoding excinuclease ABC subunit UvrA, translating into MTKATRTPTQAQTQAQARTPTPTQAQTRSYEPHAADSHDLIRVHGARENNLKDVSIEIPKRRLTVFTGVSGSGKSSLVFDTIAAESQRLINETYSAFLQGFMPNLARPEVDVLDGLTTAITVDQQRMGSDPRSTVGTATDANAMLRILFSRLGRPHIGPPGAFSFNVASVSASGGFTVDRGADKTKTEKVSFSRTGGMCTHCEGRGTVSDIDLTQLFDDSKSLSEDPFTIPTYTGDGWVVRVIAESGFFDKEKPIRSYTKKERHDFLYREPTKVKINGVNLTYEGLIPKLQKTFLAKDRESMQPHIRAFVDRAVTFAQCPDCDGTRLSDLARSSRIGKVNIADACAMEIRDLAEWARGIEDPSVAPLLAKLHYTLDSFVEIGLGYLSLDRASGTLSGGEAQRTKMIRHLGSSLTDVTYVFDEPTIGLHPHDIQRMNNLLLRLRDKGNTVLVVEHKPETIAIADHVVDLGPGAGTAGGTVCFEGTLEGLRASDTVTGRHLGDRAALKETVRKPTGTLAIRGAKANNLQDVDVDIPLGVLTVITGVAGSGKSSLVHGSMPRQAGAEGVVSIDQTAIRGSRRSNPATYTGLADPIRKAFAKANGVKPALFSANSEGACPTCNGAGVIYTDLAIMQSVATTCEECEGKRFEASVLEYRFGGRDISEVLAMSVAEAEAFFGDGEARTPAAHRIIERMADVGLGYLTLGQPLTTLSGGERQRLKLATRMGDRGRGRSVLVLDEPTTGLHLADVEQLLGLLDRLVDAGESVIVIEHHQAVMAHADWIIDLGPGAGHDGGRVVFEGTPADLVAAHSTVTGEHLAAYVGA; encoded by the coding sequence ATGACGAAGGCCACGAGGACGCCGACGCAGGCGCAGACACAGGCGCAGGCGCGGACGCCGACGCCGACGCAGGCGCAGACGCGGTCTTACGAGCCGCACGCCGCCGACAGCCATGATCTGATCCGTGTGCACGGGGCGCGGGAGAACAATCTCAAGGACGTCAGCATCGAGATCCCGAAGCGTCGGCTGACGGTGTTCACGGGGGTCTCCGGCTCGGGGAAGAGCTCGCTGGTGTTCGACACGATCGCCGCGGAGTCGCAGCGGCTGATCAACGAGACGTACAGCGCCTTCCTGCAGGGTTTCATGCCGAACCTGGCGCGACCCGAGGTGGACGTGCTCGACGGGCTGACCACCGCGATCACCGTCGACCAGCAGCGGATGGGCTCCGACCCGCGCTCCACCGTCGGCACCGCCACCGACGCCAACGCGATGCTGCGCATCCTCTTCAGCCGGCTCGGCAGGCCGCACATCGGGCCGCCCGGCGCGTTCTCCTTCAATGTCGCCTCGGTCTCGGCGAGCGGCGGGTTCACGGTCGACCGCGGCGCCGACAAGACCAAGACCGAGAAGGTGAGTTTCAGCCGCACCGGCGGCATGTGCACCCACTGCGAGGGCCGGGGCACGGTCTCCGACATCGACCTCACCCAGCTGTTCGACGACTCCAAGTCGCTCTCCGAGGACCCGTTCACCATCCCCACCTACACCGGGGACGGCTGGGTGGTGCGGGTCATCGCCGAGTCGGGCTTCTTCGACAAGGAGAAGCCGATCCGCAGCTACACCAAGAAGGAACGGCACGACTTCCTCTACCGCGAGCCGACCAAGGTGAAGATCAACGGCGTCAACCTCACCTACGAGGGGCTGATCCCGAAGCTTCAGAAGACCTTCCTCGCCAAGGACCGCGAGTCGATGCAGCCGCACATCCGGGCCTTCGTGGACCGGGCGGTCACCTTCGCCCAATGTCCCGACTGCGACGGCACCCGGCTCAGCGATCTGGCGCGCTCCTCGCGGATCGGCAAGGTCAACATCGCCGACGCCTGCGCGATGGAGATCCGCGACCTGGCCGAATGGGCCCGGGGGATCGAGGATCCGTCGGTGGCGCCGCTGCTCGCCAAGCTCCACTACACCCTCGACTCGTTCGTGGAGATCGGCCTCGGCTATCTCTCGCTCGACCGGGCATCAGGCACGCTCTCCGGCGGTGAGGCGCAGCGCACCAAGATGATCCGCCACCTCGGCTCCTCGCTCACCGACGTCACGTACGTCTTCGACGAGCCGACCATCGGTCTGCACCCCCATGACATCCAGCGGATGAACAACCTGCTGCTGCGGCTGCGCGACAAGGGCAACACCGTGCTCGTCGTGGAGCACAAGCCGGAGACGATCGCCATCGCCGACCACGTCGTGGACCTCGGTCCCGGCGCCGGCACGGCGGGCGGCACGGTCTGTTTCGAGGGCACCCTGGAGGGGCTGCGGGCGAGCGACACCGTCACCGGCCGTCATCTCGGCGACCGGGCCGCCCTGAAGGAGACGGTCCGCAAGCCCACCGGCACGCTGGCGATCCGCGGCGCGAAGGCGAACAACCTCCAGGACGTGGACGTCGACATCCCGCTCGGCGTGCTCACCGTCATCACCGGCGTCGCCGGTTCCGGCAAGAGCTCGCTCGTGCACGGCTCGATGCCCCGGCAAGCAGGGGCCGAGGGCGTGGTGTCGATCGACCAGACCGCGATCCGCGGCTCCCGGCGCAGCAACCCGGCGACGTACACCGGGTTGGCCGACCCGATCCGCAAGGCCTTCGCCAAGGCCAACGGGGTGAAGCCGGCGCTCTTCAGCGCCAACTCCGAGGGCGCCTGCCCCACCTGCAACGGCGCCGGCGTCATCTACACCGACCTGGCCATCATGCAGAGCGTCGCCACCACGTGCGAGGAGTGCGAGGGGAAGCGGTTCGAGGCGTCGGTGCTGGAGTACCGCTTCGGCGGGCGCGACATCAGCGAGGTGCTCGCGATGTCGGTGGCCGAGGCCGAGGCGTTCTTCGGCGACGGCGAGGCGCGCACCCCCGCGGCCCACCGGATCATCGAGCGGATGGCGGACGTCGGACTCGGTTACCTCACCCTCGGCCAGCCGCTCACCACGCTCTCCGGCGGCGAGCGGCAGCGGCTGAAGCTGGCCACCCGCATGGGCGACAGGGGCAGGGGCCGTTCCGTCCTCGTACTCGACGAGCCGACCACCGGTCTCCACCTCGCCGACGTGGAGCAGCTGCTCGGGCTGCTCGACCGGCTCGTCGACGCCGGCGAGTCGGTGATCGTCATCGAGCACCACCAGGCCGTCATGGCGCACGCCGACTGGATCATCGACCTCGGCCCCGGCGCCGGTCACGACGGCGGCCGTGTCGTCTTCGAGGGCACCCCGGCCGATCTGGTCGCGGCCCACTCCACCGTCACCGGCGAACACCTGGCCGCGTACGTGGGCGCCTGA
- a CDS encoding lysylphosphatidylglycerol synthase domain-containing protein: MFPLPLDAPPPSRPTPPPVPDPITLIPSPAQPRDLTQVPSQATTTASTTGTSGTTGTTSTERRAHSDSPCALAPVPGSTPVPSIATVCAPAPAPDLTATIEPAYGHAPVPGAVKPPCPTAACASACACACACACACACDPALDPTPALDPTPAPDPASGPAIAAGSGPPPVPTPGTTTAADPLPHLPTATDPLPGRTTATDPLPGRTTATAPLPGRTTATDPMPGSAAAAIAPVPSPTAAASDPVVASPTALCDPPCGQAAGAHPARLAAFLPARLRALLPSRSPVNGRRLRFALTLLPLVLLAVWAAVDWRTVHEGAVRLASADLRWLLAGVFFTALCSVASACVRQGAVPERLPPGQLLATQFAAGAAGHALPGNIGAHAVVLRFLRRRGIPLSRATSSLALYSAVKPVAKTLVILAFVVAFPGTLRLTALLPKGETLALVGAITGVSLAAVVTLITTVRPLRRPLIGGLRTALTDTRVVHSRPVRALALWGGAAAFPLCQGAVLASVGSSLGLQVSWTQMLFAYLVASTAAGAVPAPGGLGPMDAALVFTLVAFGAPATLATTTVIGYRVLTVWLPLLPGTLVLSALVRAKVL; this comes from the coding sequence TTGTTCCCGCTCCCGCTCGACGCGCCGCCCCCCTCGCGGCCCACCCCGCCCCCGGTCCCCGACCCCATCACCCTGATACCCAGCCCGGCCCAGCCCAGGGACCTCACCCAAGTCCCGAGCCAGGCCACCACCACCGCCAGCACCACCGGCACCTCTGGCACCACCGGCACCACCAGCACCGAACGCAGGGCGCACTCCGACTCGCCGTGCGCCCTCGCTCCTGTCCCGGGATCGACGCCGGTCCCCTCCATCGCCACGGTCTGCGCGCCTGCCCCGGCCCCTGACCTCACCGCGACCATCGAGCCCGCTTACGGCCACGCTCCGGTTCCTGGCGCGGTGAAGCCCCCGTGCCCCACCGCGGCCTGTGCCAGCGCCTGCGCCTGCGCCTGCGCCTGCGCCTGCGCCTGCGCCTGCGACCCAGCCCTAGATCCCACCCCAGCCCTAGATCCCACCCCAGCCCCCGATCCGGCCAGCGGTCCCGCCATCGCCGCCGGTTCGGGCCCGCCCCCCGTTCCCACCCCCGGCACCACCACCGCCGCCGACCCGCTCCCCCACCTCCCCACGGCCACCGACCCACTCCCCGGCCGCACCACGGCCACCGACCCACTCCCTGGCCGCACCACGGCCACCGCCCCACTCCCCGGCCGCACCACGGCCACCGACCCGATGCCCGGCTCCGCCGCAGCGGCGATCGCCCCCGTCCCCTCCCCCACCGCAGCGGCGTCCGACCCCGTCGTCGCCTCCCCCACCGCCCTCTGCGACCCTCCCTGTGGCCAGGCCGCGGGCGCCCACCCGGCTCGGCTCGCGGCGTTTCTTCCCGCGAGGCTGCGGGCACTGCTCCCGTCCCGTTCGCCCGTCAACGGCCGACGACTGCGGTTCGCTCTCACGTTGTTGCCGTTGGTGTTGCTCGCGGTGTGGGCCGCGGTGGACTGGCGGACGGTGCACGAGGGGGCGGTGCGGCTGGCGTCGGCCGACCTCCGGTGGCTGCTGGCCGGGGTCTTCTTCACGGCCCTGTGCTCGGTGGCCTCAGCGTGCGTACGGCAGGGCGCGGTGCCGGAGCGGCTGCCGCCGGGGCAGCTGCTGGCGACGCAGTTCGCCGCCGGGGCGGCCGGACACGCGTTGCCGGGCAACATCGGCGCCCACGCGGTCGTCCTGCGCTTCCTGCGGCGCCGCGGCATACCCCTCTCCCGGGCCACCTCGTCGCTCGCCCTGTACTCGGCGGTCAAACCGGTGGCCAAGACCCTGGTGATCCTCGCCTTCGTCGTCGCCTTCCCCGGCACACTGCGCCTGACCGCGCTCCTCCCGAAGGGCGAGACCCTCGCGCTGGTCGGCGCGATCACCGGCGTCAGCCTCGCCGCCGTGGTCACCCTGATCACGACCGTACGACCGTTGCGGCGCCCCCTCATCGGAGGGCTGCGCACCGCCCTCACCGACACCCGGGTCGTGCACAGCCGTCCCGTCCGCGCGCTCGCCCTGTGGGGCGGGGCCGCCGCCTTCCCCCTGTGCCAGGGGGCGGTGCTCGCCTCGGTCGGGTCCTCGCTCGGGCTGCAGGTGTCCTGGACGCAGATGCTGTTCGCCTACCTCGTCGCCAGCACGGCCGCCGGTGCCGTCCCCGCGCCGGGCGGACTGGGCCCGATGGACGCGGCGCTCGTCTTCACCCTCGTCGCCTTCGGCGCGCCGGCGACCCTGGCCACCACCACCGTCATCGGCTACCGCGTCCTCACCGTCTGGCTCCCCCTCCTCCCGGGCACGCTCGTCCTCTCGGCGTTGGTGCGCGCGAAGGTGCTCTGA